The sequence CGAACGTTGAACGTTCCAAGCCATCGCGTTGCTGTTTTACCAAAAAAGTAAGGGGGAGAACATATGTTGAAAAAACAAACGGTTTGGTTGTTAACTATGTTTAGTTTAGTTGTCGTTTTATCGGTGTATTATGTAACAAGTCCTCAGCTTACAGAGCAAGTAGCGTTTGAACAAAAGGAAGAGGCAAACAATGAAAAAGGTTTAACACCGACGGATGAAGCGATGAAAGAAGAAGTCGCAAATGAGGAAGACGTGACTGTTGAACAAACGAATACAGGAAGCGACGATCTATTTACGGCGCTTCGACTCGAAATTGAGGATGAGCGAAGCAAGTTACGTCAAGAACTCAATGCCATTGTCGCTTCCAATAACGTATCTGCCGAAGAAAAAAGCAAGGCGATTGATCAGTTGCAACAACTATCGAACATTGCAGAAAAAGAAGCAGTGTTAGAAACGTTAATTAAATCGAAAGGATACGACGATGCGCTCGTTCGCGTTCACGAAAATCAAGTGCATATTACAGTAAAAGCAAAAGAACATTCGAAAAAAGCCGCGAATGAAATCATTCAGCTCGTTCAAAGCGAACTCGGCCGCGTACAAGACGTAGCTGTTCGTTTCCAAAAATAACCGGAAATCCGGTTATTTTTTTTCGGTTGAAAATAAATTTTATAATACTATATAATAATAATTGTTTTTATGACCAGATATAAATTTTCTAACATTTTCTTATCATTTTATTGAATAATGGAAAAGGTGTGTCGTATCATGGTATTGTATAATCTTTTCTACAAATGATGGGGCGAGGGGTGTAAGTCGATGTTGAAAATTCAAGAAATTCGCGAATTAATCCGATTAGTAAACGAGTCAAACATTGTGGAGTTTGTATACGAGCACGATGGCTCCAAAATTAAAATGAAAAAAGCTGGAGCAGCTGAACAAGTCGTCGTTGCTCCACCGAAAGTAGACGTGCCGCCGGCAGCTGTCGTTCAACAACAGACGCCGGTGACACCAGTCGTTGAAAAGGTGGAAGTGAAAGAAGAAGCGAGACCGGAAAAACAAGTTGTTGCAACAGAAAACTTACATACGATTACCTCGCCGATGGTCGGTACGTTTTATGCAGCGCCATCGCCAGATGCAGCACCGTACGTAAAAGTTGGCGATAAAGTGAAAAAAGATACGATCGTATGTATTGTTGAAGCAATGAAATTGTTTAACGAAATCGAAGCAGAAGTCGATGGAGAAATTGTAGAAGTGCTTGTGAAAAATGGCCAGCTCGTTGAATATGGACAACCTTTATTCCTTGTGAAGCCTGAATAAAGGAGCGATCGAGATGATAAAAAAATTGTTAATCGCCAATCGTGGGGAAATTGCTGTTCGAATTATTCGGGCGTGCAAAGAACTTGGCATCGAGACGGTTGCTGTATTTTCAGAAGCCGATCGTGAAGCGCTTCATGTTCAATTAGCAGACGAAGCATATTGTATCGGTCCAAAAACGTCTAAAGACAGCTATTTGAATTTCACAAACATCATGAGTGTGGCAACGTTAACCCAATGTGATGCCATTCACCCAGGATATGGTTTTTTAGCTGAAAATGCTGATTTTGCTGAGCTATGCCGTGAGTGTAACGTAACGTTTGTCGGACCAAGTCCGGAAGCGATTACAAAAATGGGAACGAAAGATGTTGCACGTGAGACGATGAGACAAGCTGGAGTTCCGATTGTTCCTGGTTCACAAGGAATTATTGAAAGCATTGACGAGGCAATTGCGCTAGCGAACGAAATCGGGTATCCTGTTATTATTAAGGCAACTGCAGGTGGCGGTGGAAAAGGCATTCGAGTCGCTCGAAATGAGCAAGAGCTCATTAAAGGAATTACGATCACACAACAAGAAGCAGCAACAGCGTTTGGAAATCCAGGGGTGTATATTGAAAAATACATCGAAGATTTTCGTCATGTGGAAATTCAAGTGTTAGCCGATTCATATGGAAATGTGATTCATCTTGGTGAGCGCGATTGTACAATTCAACGTCGTTTGCAAAAATTACTAGAAGAAACTCCATCTCCTGTACTTGATGAAGAAATGCGGCAAAAAATGGGGGAAGCAGCTGTCAAAGCAGCGCAAGCCGTTCAATACACAGGAGCAGGAACAGTTGAATTTATTTACGATTATCGCAATCGCCAGTTTTATTTTATGGAAATGAACACGCGCATCCAAGTAGAACATCCTGTGACGGAAATGGTGACAGGTGTCGATTTAATTAAAGAGCAAATTCGCATTGCCTCTGGTGAGAAATTAACGCTGAAACAAGAAGATGTGACGTTTAACGGTTGGTCTATCGAATGCCGTATTAACGCGGAAAACCCTGCGAAAAACTTTATGCCATCGGCTGGGAAAATTCAAATGTACTTGCCTCCAGGGGGATTTGGCGTGCGGGTGGATTCTGCTGCTTATCCAGGTTATACGATTCCGCCGTATTACGATTCGATGATTGCCAAACTGATCGTTCATGCACCGACGCG comes from Anoxybacillus flavithermus and encodes:
- a CDS encoding SpoIIIAH-like family protein — encoded protein: MLKKQTVWLLTMFSLVVVLSVYYVTSPQLTEQVAFEQKEEANNEKGLTPTDEAMKEEVANEEDVTVEQTNTGSDDLFTALRLEIEDERSKLRQELNAIVASNNVSAEEKSKAIDQLQQLSNIAEKEAVLETLIKSKGYDDALVRVHENQVHITVKAKEHSKKAANEIIQLVQSELGRVQDVAVRFQK
- the accC gene encoding acetyl-CoA carboxylase biotin carboxylase subunit, which translates into the protein MIKKLLIANRGEIAVRIIRACKELGIETVAVFSEADREALHVQLADEAYCIGPKTSKDSYLNFTNIMSVATLTQCDAIHPGYGFLAENADFAELCRECNVTFVGPSPEAITKMGTKDVARETMRQAGVPIVPGSQGIIESIDEAIALANEIGYPVIIKATAGGGGKGIRVARNEQELIKGITITQQEAATAFGNPGVYIEKYIEDFRHVEIQVLADSYGNVIHLGERDCTIQRRLQKLLEETPSPVLDEEMRQKMGEAAVKAAQAVQYTGAGTVEFIYDYRNRQFYFMEMNTRIQVEHPVTEMVTGVDLIKEQIRIASGEKLTLKQEDVTFNGWSIECRINAENPAKNFMPSAGKIQMYLPPGGFGVRVDSAAYPGYTIPPYYDSMIAKLIVHAPTREEAIARMKRALSEFVIEGVHTTIPFHLKLLEHEKFVEGNFNTKFLETYDVMNS
- the accB gene encoding acetyl-CoA carboxylase biotin carboxyl carrier protein yields the protein MLKIQEIRELIRLVNESNIVEFVYEHDGSKIKMKKAGAAEQVVVAPPKVDVPPAAVVQQQTPVTPVVEKVEVKEEARPEKQVVATENLHTITSPMVGTFYAAPSPDAAPYVKVGDKVKKDTIVCIVEAMKLFNEIEAEVDGEIVEVLVKNGQLVEYGQPLFLVKPE